From a region of the Parachlamydiales bacterium genome:
- a CDS encoding glucose 1-dehydrogenase produces the protein MSLEGKVAIVTGGNSGIGATIVLALAKQGVRVVIDFICNPDSTSQLEREIAALGGKSIGVEADVSKVDDLQKLVDAAVKAFGRLDIMVNNAGIETRTSIIDTTESQYEKVLSVNLKSAFFGTQVAAKQMIKQGGGGRIINITSVHEDWPMPGNIAYCLSKGGMRMLTRTAGLELAKHGILVAGVGPGAVATPINIVTMKDPVLMKELDAAIPLGRMAKPEEIASVVVFLSGEGASYMTSTTVFVDGGMMQQSPGL, from the coding sequence ATGAGCTTAGAAGGAAAAGTGGCGATTGTGACAGGCGGAAATAGCGGCATAGGGGCGACGATTGTTTTAGCGTTGGCCAAACAAGGAGTACGGGTAGTTATTGACTTCATTTGCAATCCGGACTCTACAAGCCAACTGGAAAGAGAAATAGCAGCTTTAGGTGGGAAATCCATTGGAGTTGAGGCTGATGTCAGTAAGGTAGATGATTTACAAAAGCTTGTCGATGCGGCTGTAAAGGCGTTTGGGCGTTTGGATATTATGGTGAACAATGCAGGGATTGAGACAAGGACATCCATTATAGATACAACCGAATCCCAATATGAGAAAGTGCTGTCAGTCAATCTTAAAAGCGCCTTTTTTGGTACACAGGTTGCGGCCAAGCAGATGATCAAGCAAGGGGGCGGAGGAAGGATTATCAATATCACCTCGGTGCACGAAGATTGGCCTATGCCCGGCAACATCGCTTATTGCCTGTCTAAAGGTGGAATGCGGATGCTGACACGTACAGCGGGACTGGAACTGGCCAAGCATGGCATTCTAGTAGCAGGGGTAGGTCCCGGGGCTGTAGCGACGCCCATTAACATTGTGACGATGAAAGATCCGGTGTTGATGAAAGAATTAGATGCTGCAATACCTCTGGGGAGGATGGCCAAGCCGGAGGAGATAGCCAGTGTTGTCGTGTTCTTATCCGGTGAGGGAGCCTCCTATATGACATCGACGACAGTCTTTGTCGATGGCGGAATGATGCAGCAAAGCCCGGGGTTATAA
- a CDS encoding GMC family oxidoreductase: MDYDVIIIGSGAGGGTLARHLAPSGKRILILERGDWLKREAKNWDASAVFVDNRYISPDKWYDSKGKAFQPQVHYFVGGATKMYGAALYRLRKEDFGELKHYDGISPAWPITYDELEPYYTQAEKMYFVHGERGIDNTEPPCSEPYPFPPVSHEPRIQQLYDNLSNAGYHPFPAPCAIMLNENNRAFSKCIRCQTCDGFPCLVHAKADAETVGVRPAMEHSNVTLMRNAEVLKLNTSADGIKVTEVEVLIEGKKEIFKAGIIVVACGASNSAKLLLMSANDKHPQGLANGSDQVGRNYMFHNSQAVLALSMEPNDTFFQKTLAINDFYFGMEGFNYPMGNIQMIGKSLGPMFRGEKPIETGLVPMSMLNNIARHSVDFWLTTEDLPRADNRITVNKEGEITLNYTFNNTVPKEKLYEKLKSMLGQIGMHPNVLIPRQFYFHSTIPIAGVAHQVGTCRFGTDPKTSVLDTNCKAHELDNLYVIDASFFPSIGAVNPSLTIIANTLRVGDHLLKRLG, translated from the coding sequence ATGGATTACGATGTCATTATTATCGGAAGCGGGGCAGGCGGTGGGACCTTAGCAAGGCATTTGGCGCCTTCCGGCAAACGCATACTCATATTAGAGCGTGGGGATTGGTTGAAGAGAGAAGCCAAAAATTGGGATGCCAGTGCTGTCTTTGTAGACAATCGTTATATCTCGCCTGACAAATGGTACGATTCCAAAGGGAAAGCCTTCCAGCCGCAAGTCCATTATTTTGTGGGCGGTGCGACGAAGATGTATGGGGCTGCGTTGTATCGATTGAGGAAAGAGGATTTTGGTGAGCTCAAACATTACGATGGGATATCGCCTGCGTGGCCGATCACTTATGATGAGTTGGAACCTTACTATACGCAAGCAGAGAAAATGTATTTTGTACACGGCGAGAGAGGAATAGATAATACAGAGCCGCCTTGCAGTGAGCCGTACCCTTTTCCGCCCGTATCGCATGAACCGCGCATTCAGCAGCTCTATGATAACCTCTCGAATGCAGGATATCATCCGTTTCCGGCTCCGTGCGCGATCATGTTGAATGAAAATAACAGGGCGTTCAGCAAGTGTATTCGTTGTCAAACTTGCGATGGATTTCCGTGTTTAGTCCATGCTAAAGCAGATGCTGAAACAGTCGGTGTACGTCCTGCGATGGAACATTCTAATGTGACATTAATGCGGAATGCCGAAGTTTTGAAGTTAAATACATCGGCAGATGGCATCAAAGTAACCGAAGTAGAGGTGCTGATCGAAGGTAAGAAAGAGATATTCAAAGCGGGCATCATCGTAGTAGCATGTGGAGCTTCTAATTCGGCCAAGCTGTTGCTTATGTCTGCTAATGATAAACATCCGCAAGGGCTAGCGAATGGATCGGATCAGGTAGGGCGTAATTATATGTTCCATAATAGCCAGGCTGTGCTGGCTTTATCGATGGAACCCAATGACACCTTCTTTCAGAAGACGTTAGCAATCAATGATTTCTATTTTGGAATGGAAGGCTTCAACTACCCGATGGGTAATATTCAGATGATTGGGAAATCTTTGGGGCCGATGTTCCGCGGGGAGAAGCCGATTGAAACAGGGTTGGTACCGATGTCCATGTTGAATAATATTGCTAGGCATTCTGTCGATTTTTGGCTGACAACGGAAGATTTACCACGTGCTGACAATAGGATCACTGTTAATAAAGAAGGTGAGATCACTTTAAACTATACCTTTAATAATACTGTTCCTAAAGAGAAATTGTACGAGAAACTCAAGTCTATGCTAGGGCAGATAGGGATGCATCCCAATGTATTGATACCACGCCAGTTTTATTTCCACAGCACAATTCCTATTGCCGGAGTGGCGCATCAGGTAGGTACCTGCCGTTTTGGTACCGATCCTAAAACATCGGTGTTGGACACAAACTGCAAAGCGCATGAGTTAGATAACCTCTATGTCATAGATGCGAGCTTTTTTCCAAGTATTGGTGCAGTTAATCCATCCTTAACAATAATTGCGAATACATTACGGGTAGGCGACCATTTACTCAAACGTTTAGGCTAG
- a CDS encoding MFS transporter, giving the protein MAKSEVASIYTAGLLQGVAMVAFPATATIFTSASGYGMTSTEYGSIFLPDIIIAILSAVMGGRLAHSCSLKSIYLWGLLANMLSMGIFLLSALMLPHQEWAFGLLFVATGLLGLGFGLTVPVLNTFMAIYSPKKVDSALLILNALLGLGTALAPVFIAVFDGLGFWWGLPLILMSALGLLLALSSLLPFESGKPPEEQTEKLNVIPSAFWLFAAGVFLYGILETMSGNWATVYLTKSMQADVTEASLALTSFWGAVTLGRVIFAFSNRFVAEGTIYKALPLVIAFAYLCVYWQEVPSPWSGIWIFGLAGFGCSALLPLSISFASNALPTIRKSVAGGLIAAYLTGYGVSAFGVGPLEKLGIDIQMIFGLCALIAIAFGILAYFITYQRKQV; this is encoded by the coding sequence ATGGCCAAGAGCGAAGTTGCTTCGATATACACTGCAGGTTTGCTGCAGGGAGTGGCGATGGTTGCTTTTCCGGCCACAGCCACTATTTTTACTAGTGCGAGCGGGTACGGCATGACTAGTACGGAATATGGCAGCATCTTCCTTCCGGATATTATCATAGCCATTTTATCAGCAGTCATGGGTGGACGCTTGGCACATTCATGCAGCCTGAAAAGCATCTATTTATGGGGCTTGCTGGCTAATATGTTGTCCATGGGCATTTTCTTGTTGAGTGCATTGATGCTTCCGCATCAGGAGTGGGCTTTTGGGTTACTTTTTGTGGCGACAGGACTTTTAGGATTGGGATTTGGTTTGACAGTACCGGTATTAAATACCTTTATGGCGATCTATTCTCCAAAAAAAGTGGACTCGGCCCTATTGATTTTGAATGCGTTATTAGGATTAGGGACTGCCTTGGCGCCGGTGTTCATTGCTGTTTTCGACGGATTAGGATTTTGGTGGGGATTACCGCTTATTTTAATGTCGGCCCTGGGGTTATTATTGGCGCTTTCGTCATTGCTACCGTTTGAGTCAGGTAAACCGCCGGAAGAGCAAACAGAAAAGTTGAATGTTATTCCTTCGGCCTTCTGGTTGTTTGCTGCAGGGGTGTTTCTATATGGGATATTGGAGACAATGAGTGGAAATTGGGCCACAGTTTACTTAACAAAAAGTATGCAGGCAGATGTGACGGAAGCTTCCTTGGCATTAACAAGTTTTTGGGGTGCGGTTACGTTAGGAAGGGTTATTTTCGCATTCAGCAACAGGTTTGTTGCTGAAGGGACCATTTATAAAGCCCTGCCTTTAGTGATTGCATTTGCTTATTTGTGTGTTTATTGGCAGGAAGTGCCCTCTCCTTGGAGTGGAATATGGATTTTTGGTTTAGCAGGTTTCGGCTGTTCTGCATTGCTGCCTTTAAGTATTAGCTTTGCCTCTAATGCACTGCCGACAATACGCAAATCCGTGGCGGGAGGGCTTATTGCAGCCTACCTAACCGGTTATGGCGTTTCTGCATTTGGCGTGGGACCGCTTGAGAAATTAGGAATTGATATACAAATGATATTTGGGCTTTGCGCTTTGATTGCCATAGCCTTTGGCATATTAGCCTATTTTATTACTTACCAAAGGAAGCAGGTATGA
- a CDS encoding alpha/beta hydrolase gives MKSKYEQKTQKFIEEVEAKGGKPIYTLSPLEARKVLEDLQAKGEKLPVKIEDKEWTVGKTKVSVRIIRPENSTDVLPVILYYHGGGWILGSKNTHDRLVREIAVGTKAAVVFVNYTPSPEAKYPVPLEEGYAALIYVAEHARELNVDAARIAIIGDSAGGNMAAAVTLLAKERKGPKIVQQILFYPVTDSDLNTESYKEFAEGPWLTKAAMEWFWNAYAPDASSRNDHLVSPLRSTIEQLKGLPKALVITDENDVLRSEGEAYAHKLMEAGVEVEAVRYLGTIHDFVMLSPLANTPATRSAIALAIATLNKAFKKETETLGIREKLSTEEFARR, from the coding sequence ATGAAAAGTAAATACGAGCAAAAAACACAGAAGTTTATTGAAGAAGTCGAAGCTAAAGGTGGCAAACCTATCTATACACTATCCCCGTTGGAAGCACGAAAGGTTTTGGAAGATCTGCAAGCAAAAGGTGAGAAACTGCCGGTCAAGATTGAGGATAAAGAGTGGACAGTGGGGAAAACCAAAGTTTCCGTTCGAATTATCAGGCCGGAAAATTCTACGGATGTGTTACCCGTCATACTTTACTATCATGGCGGGGGATGGATCTTAGGGAGTAAGAATACCCATGATCGTTTGGTAAGGGAAATAGCCGTAGGTACGAAGGCAGCTGTTGTGTTTGTTAATTATACTCCTTCGCCTGAGGCTAAATATCCTGTTCCATTGGAAGAGGGATATGCTGCATTAATTTATGTTGCTGAACATGCCCGAGAATTAAATGTCGATGCTGCTCGGATTGCAATCATTGGCGATAGCGCCGGTGGGAATATGGCAGCTGCGGTAACACTTTTGGCGAAAGAAAGAAAGGGGCCTAAAATTGTGCAGCAAATCCTTTTCTATCCGGTGACGGATTCTGATTTAAATACAGAGAGCTATAAAGAGTTTGCCGAAGGTCCTTGGCTGACGAAAGCTGCTATGGAGTGGTTTTGGAATGCTTATGCGCCTGATGCAAGCTCACGCAACGATCATTTAGTTTCTCCTTTGCGATCAACGATCGAGCAGCTGAAAGGACTGCCAAAAGCATTGGTCATTACGGATGAGAATGATGTTTTGCGTTCCGAAGGAGAGGCCTATGCACATAAGTTGATGGAAGCAGGTGTTGAGGTTGAGGCTGTGCGCTATTTAGGGACGATACATGACTTTGTGATGTTAAGTCCTTTAGCAAATACTCCGGCGACAAGAAGTGCTATAGCCTTGGCGATAGCAACTTTAAACAAAGCTTTCAAAAAAGAAACAGAGACGCTTGGCATTAGAGAGAAATTAAGTACTGAAGAATTTGCGAGACGCTAA
- a CDS encoding nucleoside deaminase: MPNNNGNNNQQDHEKFMKRAIELSREASLVKKTGGVFGAVIVKDGKIIAEGYNQVVKNNDPTWHAEIQALREAGKKLGTPHLEGCDLYTSAECCPMCLAAAYWAHINKIYYGATIADSLKYGDFADVGILDEIRKDPKDRKIKFIEVLRPQAVEVWKEFSEMPDRACY, translated from the coding sequence ATGCCCAACAATAATGGAAACAACAATCAGCAAGACCATGAAAAATTCATGAAAAGAGCGATCGAGCTTAGCCGTGAAGCTTCATTAGTTAAGAAAACCGGCGGCGTTTTTGGCGCTGTCATTGTAAAAGACGGCAAAATCATTGCCGAAGGCTATAATCAAGTCGTTAAAAACAATGATCCTACTTGGCATGCTGAAATCCAAGCTCTGAGAGAAGCAGGAAAAAAACTAGGTACACCCCACCTAGAAGGCTGCGACCTCTATACCAGTGCTGAGTGCTGTCCTATGTGCCTTGCTGCAGCTTACTGGGCCCACATCAATAAGATCTACTACGGCGCAACCATTGCAGACTCCCTAAAATACGGTGACTTCGCTGACGTAGGCATTCTGGATGAAATCCGCAAAGACCCCAAAGACCGCAAAATTAAATTTATCGAAGTATTACGTCCTCAAGCTGTAGAAGTTTGGAAAGAATTTTCCGAAATGCCAGACCGCGCATGTTACTAA
- a CDS encoding SMP-30/gluconolactonase/LRE family protein translates to MMPFLYRLFFLGLLFGGSCEASFENAPPYPVAEAPQLPLEVYDIAFADILGVKPQLVHLAKGFGFTEGPVYLSKRNSEGGYLLFTDQLNDNILILRWNGLQPYNQITPLSWDAPVIFRHPTNIADGQTADLEGRLLTAETTGRRISVTDHDGVVKTLAGFYQGKPLNSPNDVVVKSDGSVWFTDPSYGCLQFPQECYLPNNVYRWDPGTKELSAVIEDLKMPNGIAFSPDEKILYVIDSAAIQAPSTYYENLPHAIYAFEVLEGGKTVGNRKLFATVSPGFPDGMRLDSHGNIYVGALDGVQVYNPEGKLIGKIRMPKETANLTFGGKDNNILFICSSDSVWAIKLNTVGAKPVPQVGG, encoded by the coding sequence ATGATGCCATTTTTATACCGGTTATTTTTTCTAGGGTTGCTTTTCGGAGGTAGTTGTGAGGCTTCCTTCGAGAACGCACCCCCTTATCCCGTGGCAGAAGCGCCGCAGTTGCCGTTAGAGGTATATGATATTGCCTTTGCGGATATCTTGGGAGTAAAACCCCAGTTAGTACATTTGGCAAAGGGATTTGGATTTACTGAAGGTCCTGTATACCTATCTAAGCGTAATAGCGAAGGGGGATATCTATTATTCACAGATCAATTGAACGACAATATTCTGATTCTACGTTGGAATGGTTTGCAGCCCTACAATCAGATTACACCTTTGTCTTGGGATGCTCCTGTTATATTCAGGCATCCGACCAATATTGCTGATGGACAGACTGCTGATTTGGAAGGGCGGCTGTTGACAGCGGAAACAACAGGCAGAAGAATTTCTGTGACAGACCATGATGGAGTTGTCAAAACATTGGCAGGCTTTTATCAGGGTAAACCGTTGAATTCGCCTAATGATGTTGTTGTTAAGTCAGATGGATCGGTGTGGTTTACAGACCCTTCATATGGATGTTTACAGTTTCCACAGGAGTGCTATTTACCTAATAATGTCTACAGATGGGATCCGGGGACTAAGGAATTGTCAGCTGTCATTGAAGATTTAAAGATGCCGAATGGAATAGCATTCTCGCCTGACGAAAAGATTCTGTATGTCATTGATAGTGCGGCTATCCAGGCACCTAGTACGTACTATGAGAATCTACCGCATGCGATTTATGCTTTTGAAGTCTTGGAGGGCGGGAAGACAGTAGGTAACAGAAAATTATTCGCTACAGTGTCGCCCGGTTTTCCAGATGGAATGCGTTTAGATAGCCACGGTAATATCTATGTGGGGGCATTAGACGGTGTGCAGGTCTATAATCCTGAAGGAAAGCTGATAGGGAAGATCCGTATGCCTAAAGAAACGGCGAATTTAACATTTGGCGGCAAGGACAACAATATTTTGTTTATCTGTTCTTCCGATTCCGTATGGGCTATTAAGCTGAATACTGTGGGAGCTAAGCCTGTTCCCCAAGTAGGCGGTTAG
- a CDS encoding antibiotic biosynthesis monooxygenase has translation MPYSTKDRSNILSLRVIIKPEAKSAFVEWQGKINSAIAGFPGFISLEILSPVGSGQNFWVLVQRFLNEANANNWKNSDIHHELLQELKGYLVDNTIIETPSGEATLHNGVTEVFVTKVAPEKEADFRQWLAKIHQAEANFPGFRGVYVQSPIKGQSDNWITFLQFDTPENLDGWLSSDERQSVLKESKSLIANIESHRVISPYAGWFASIAKEEGEIPPAWKQTMLVLLVLFPIVMMEFRYLNPHLHSLNVSLGTFIGNSISVALITWPMMPIAIYSLGWWLLPKKNNRLAINISGTLLVFLLYLIEIYIFWSFV, from the coding sequence ATGCCATACAGTACTAAAGACAGATCAAACATCCTATCGCTACGTGTGATTATAAAACCGGAAGCAAAGTCTGCTTTTGTGGAATGGCAAGGGAAAATAAACAGCGCTATTGCAGGATTTCCGGGCTTCATCAGCCTGGAAATCCTCTCTCCTGTAGGTTCAGGACAAAATTTCTGGGTCCTAGTACAACGCTTTCTCAACGAAGCAAACGCCAATAACTGGAAAAATTCAGACATCCATCATGAACTTCTACAAGAGTTGAAAGGCTATCTTGTAGATAATACCATCATAGAGACGCCCTCAGGCGAAGCAACTCTGCACAATGGTGTGACAGAAGTATTTGTCACTAAAGTCGCCCCTGAAAAAGAAGCAGACTTCCGCCAATGGCTCGCGAAGATCCATCAAGCTGAAGCAAACTTCCCCGGCTTCCGCGGCGTGTACGTCCAGTCACCTATTAAAGGACAAAGCGATAATTGGATTACTTTTCTACAATTTGATACGCCGGAGAATCTTGATGGCTGGCTTTCTTCAGACGAAAGACAAAGCGTCCTAAAAGAATCCAAATCTCTAATAGCAAACATTGAAAGTCACAGGGTTATCTCACCCTATGCAGGCTGGTTTGCATCCATCGCCAAAGAGGAAGGCGAAATTCCCCCCGCCTGGAAACAAACGATGCTCGTCCTGCTAGTGCTCTTTCCGATCGTCATGATGGAGTTCAGATACCTTAATCCCCATCTGCATAGCTTAAATGTCTCCCTAGGCACATTCATTGGGAACTCTATTAGCGTAGCCCTGATCACCTGGCCTATGATGCCCATTGCAATATACTCACTAGGGTGGTGGCTTTTACCCAAAAAAAATAACCGTCTAGCTATCAACATCAGCGGTACCCTATTAGTGTTTTTGCTCTATCTAATAGAAATATACATCTTCTGGAGCTTTGTCTAA